The Anastrepha ludens isolate Willacy chromosome 2, idAnaLude1.1, whole genome shotgun sequence genome contains a region encoding:
- the LOC128855906 gene encoding uncharacterized protein LOC128855906, with protein sequence MISPPRSGPPTFTGSAVQRKRFAVSQPYERRTAIPDSPSATVSNHATAVASEPVSLASLQKELREMRSEIRESLGEIKTTLRDLEGKVERSFKDFEKKVIQMPEKAESQVQGQLMREVKVVMTRVHQSIARITGDALSPEYIKIQSMLPITSQDAINTLEELLNTKSYSEAMLNILLKLRGAKGCIKGVMKRVYSDELMFHYNFEGKANKSALLDLKSLELIFDTFNSTPKSEVIAEIRKAVLMSHNRYKQVLI encoded by the exons ATGATTTCTCCACCACGCTCTGGCCCCCCTACTTTTACag GGTCTGCCGTGCAGCGTAAGCGGTTTGCTGTATCGCAGCCCTACGAAAGGCGTACCGCAATCCCAGATTCCCCCAGCGCAACGGTATCCAACCATGCTACTGCGGttgcaa GTGAACCAGTTTCTCTGGCTTCGTTGCAAAAGGAGCTGAGAGAAATGCGGAGCGAAATCCGTGAATCACTGGGGGAAATAAAGACCACCTTACGGGACCTAGAGGGTAAGGTGGAAAGAAGTTTCAAGGACTTCGAAAAGAAGGTTATACAA atgCCAGAAAAAGCGGAAAGTCAGGTCCAGGGGCAGCTGATGAGGGAAGTGAAAGTGGTGATGACAAGAGTTCACCAGAGTATTGCGCGCATCACGGGAGATGCTCTGAGTCCTGAGTATATCAAGATTCAGAGTATGCTCCCAATAACATCGCAGGATGCGATTAATACTCTGGAGGAGCTCTTAAATACCAAGTCATACTCCGAAGCAATG CTAAATATTTTGCTGAAGCTGAGGGGTGCTAAAGGATGCATCAAAGGGGTGATGAAGCGCGTTTACTCCGACGAGTTGATGTTCCATTACAATTTTGAGGGGAAAGCCAACAAATCGGCGCTTTTGGACCTCAAAAGTCTGGAACTCATTTTcg ATACATTTAATAGCACCCCGAAAAGCGAAGTCATTGCTGAAATTCGGAAAGCGGTTTTAATGAGCCACAACCGATATAAGCAAGTC ctAATTTAA